A window from Athalia rosae chromosome 5, iyAthRosa1.1, whole genome shotgun sequence encodes these proteins:
- the LOC105691232 gene encoding vascular endothelial growth factor receptor 1-like, which produces MPGLLTCETCNEFSCTEATQMILVLDIDNDQEHSIDGPNLIAIGDYAQITCRGSRYNYTDVVWTEKDYENLESMPDKINVSQTSTKFSKLSILEIFDASYNDTGVYTCTFYNKSGNARMMNYTITVREGVAPCITSKSHWFEEVLLEETGDDFPDSIKVWNLKCTVEGVPIPKLSWFKDDKLLTTSDKYNISSDNSELHIINFVDSDSGLYSCRAENRLNKTSKEFYLTPDETPTTTHTIWLSAICALILTIVVVIIYVVLKVRHERHMRKQLHADGLTYFENGAVECLNPDLTVDDQAELLPYDKKWEFPRERLFIGKQLGSGAFGVVMQAEAHGISYKEEVTTVAVKMIRRSADPSYMRALSSELKIMTYLGQHLNIVNLLGACTKNIISKRELFVIVEFCRFGNLHNYLQTHRSGFIDQIDPTTKKINPNIGCELLAKSKLASKSQFSQSVSTSSSTSYASDSGSELLEVHLQGTNSEDIGYGSNGSRIVTTDPFQPGWRSNYRGDYKEKKVRLICTQDLVCWAWQVARGMEYLSSRNVLHGDLAARNILLADDNIVKICDFGLAKNMYKDDNYKKRGDGPLPIKWMAIESIRDKIFSIKSDVWSFGIVLWEFFTLARTPYPGIEVGTQYVKLIDGYRMEKPIYATQQIYDLMLHCWMGKPTLRPAFSEIVEMLGMLMIDGIKMHYLELDTPYMDMNIQALQNGEIDFLKMMSLPSCGDDDPDATLQVLPNSAYVPMAAVTPKIDRTRNLSTHHEVDEFSIETSETKKLADYTSDTKSSATLGAENSPAESIKSRDENVQSIEQDRVPDITEAELEYFNYMKSLHLPTAKKSPNLTDAITSNSKQPAAVNLQENKNNTNASASSSNSEENNYYVNIPRSKSKQLEPHENAVTNRYYEMTSEL; this is translated from the exons atgccaGGACTTCTGACGTGTGAGACCTGCAACGAATTTAGTTGCACCGAAGCTACGCAGATGATTTTAGTTCTAG ATATAGACAACGATCAAGAACATAGCATAGACGGTCCAAATTTAATTGCCATCGGTGACTATGCCCAAATAACTTGTCGTGGTTCTCGTTATAATTACACCGACGTGGTGTGGACGGAGaaggactatgaaaatttag AATCCATGCcagataaaataaacgttAGTCAAACTTCTACGAAATTCTCAAAGCTGTCGatacttgaaatatttgatgCGAGTTACAATGATACTGGAGTTTACACCTGCACATTTTATAACAAGAGTGGAAATGCTAGGATGATGAATTACACGATAACTGTACGAG AAGGTGTAGCCCCGTGTATCACTTCAAAAAGTCATTGGTTCGAAGAAGTATTACTGGAAGAAACAGGCGATGATTTTCCAGACAGTATAAAAGTATGGAACCTAAAGTGTACCGTGGAGGGCGTACCGATTCCAAAATTGTCATGGTTCAAG GACGACAAACTCCTCACGACCAGTGACAAATACAATATTTCAAGCGATAATTCGGAGCTTCACATTATAAACTTCGTCGATTCAGATAGTGGACTTTACTCTTGTCGAGCGGAAAATCGTCTCAACAAGACTTCtaaagaattttatttgacaCCGGATG aaaccCCCACCACGACTCATACAATTTGGTTAAGCGCGATTTGCGCTCTCATTTTAACCATCGTCGTGGTAATTATTTATGTGGTTTTAAAAGTGAGGCACGAAAGG cacaTGAGAAAACAATTACATGCGGATGGACTTACGTACTTTGAAAACGGAGCGGTAGAGTGTCTGAATCCAGACTTGACCGTCGATGACCAAGCCGAGTTACTGCCTTATGATAAAAAATGGGAATTTCCGAGGGAACGATTGTTCATTG GCAAGCAACTTGGGAGCGGTGCATTTGGGGTGGTAATGCAAGCGGAGGCACACGGAATATCCTACAAAGAGGAAGTTACGACCGTTGCAGTAAAAATGATTCGACGATCGGCTGACCCAAGTTACATGCGAGCGCTTTCTAGCGAACTTAAGATTATGACGTACCTTGGACAACACTTAAATATCGTTAATCTACTCGGAGCTTGcacgaaaaatataatcagCAAAC GTGAACTATTCGTTATTGTGGAGTTTTGTCGTTTTGGAAACCTGCACAACTATTTGCAGACTCACAGATCCGGGTTCATTGATCAAATCGATCCGACcaccaaaaaaattaatccaaatATCGGATGTGAGCTTTTAGCAAA ATCGAAGCTCGCTTCGaaatctcaattttctcagaGCGTAAGCACATCCTCGTCCACTAGTTATGCTAGTGACAGCGGCAGTGAACTTTTGGAAGTCCATCTTCAAGGTACCAACTCCGAAGATATAGGATATGGTTCCAACGGCAGCAGGATAGTCACAACTGATCCATTCCAGCCTGGTTGGCGATCGAATTATCGTGGTgactataaagaaaaaaaagtcaggcTAATTTGTACTCAAGATTTGGTCTGCTGGGCTTGGCAAGTTGCACGTGGCATGGAATATCTCAGTTCTAGAAAT GTTTTACACGGTGATCTGGCAGCGCGAAATATCCTCCTTGCCGACGATAACATCGTTAAGATTTGCGACTTTGGATTGGCCAAAAATATGTACAAAGatgataattacaaaaaacgaggagatggTCCTTTGCCGATAAAATGGATGGCCATCGAATCCATCAGAgacaaaatattttcgattaaaTCTGATGTCTGGTCCTTTGGAATAGTCTTGTGGGAATTTTTTACATTGGCTCGTACTCCTTATCCTGGTATAGAGGTTGGAACACAGTATGTGAAATTAATCGATGGCTACCGCATGGAAAAACCGATCTATGCAACACAACAGAT ATATGATTTGATGTTACATTGTTGGATGGGAAAGCCCACTTTGCGACCCGCATTTTCCGAGATCGTTGAAATGCTTGGCATGTTAATGatcgatggaataaaaatg CACTATCTCGAACTCGACACTCCGTACATGGACATGAACATCCAGGCCTTGCAAAATGgagaaatcgattttttgaaaatgatgtcCCTTCCCAGTTGTGGTGACGACGATCCTGACGCTACCTTGCAAGTCCTTCCGAATTCGGCTTATGTGCCGATGGCTGCAGTAACGCCAAAGATCGATAGAACTAGAAATTTGAGCACGCACCATGAAGTTGACGAATTTTCTATTGAAacttctgaaacaaaaaagttagCTGACTACACTTCAGATACTAAATCTTCGGCAACTTTAGGGGCTGAGAATTCACCCGCAGAATCTATTAAATCTCGCGATGAGAACGTGCAATCTATAGAGCAGGATAGAGTTCCAGACATAACGGAAGCGGAATTAGAGTATTTCAATTACATGAAATCTCTACATCTCCCTACCGCGAAGAAATCGCCAAATCTAACGGACGCAATAACTTCAAATTCGAAACAACCTGCAGCGGTCAACTTgcaggagaataaaaataataccaaCGCGTCCGCTTCCTCGTCTAATAGCGAGGAGAACAATTATTACGTTAATATACCGCGATCAAAATCCAAACAACTTGAACCCCACGAAAATGCTGTTACTAATCGTTATTATGAGATGACGTCTGAGTTGTGA
- the LOC105691213 gene encoding uncharacterized protein PB18E9.04c, translating into MIRKLCFLVALHGIYLWCRGNGQVCNTLGFICTTCSSLRICTSGVPTSVSLTCPTGTFCDSTTSSFCSQTPCTTDPEAFFNCTVQGRFPVGTNCSQYVFCGNSTTLGVLVPTLFDCPPGTLFNSDSATCVLSSSYNCTTDTTPTTTLAPTTGFVCPAAGRFPNTTDTTCQSYTFCILETNGTYTQTSLTCLSTTVFNLNTQTCVATSNYVCPY; encoded by the exons atgattcGCAAGCTTTGTTTTCTC GTCGCGCTGCACGGGATCTACTTGTGGTGTCGAGGAAACGGTCAAGTTTGTAACACCCTGGGATTTATCTGCACAACTTGCAGCTCTTTGCGGATTTGTACATCTGGAGTCCCAACAAGTGTCTCGCTCACCTGTCCAACTGGAACATTCTGCGACTCGACGACGTCGAGCTTCTGCTCCCAAACGCCTTGCACGACTGACCCTGAAGCTTTTTTCAACTGTACTGTACAG GGGAGATTTCCTGTCGGGACGAACTGCTCGCAATACGTGTTCTGCGGCAACAGTACCACTCTTGGCGTACTGGTACCCACGCTGTTCGACTGTCCACCTGGAACATTGTTCAACTCTGACAGTGCAACTTGTGTGCTTTCTTCTTCGTATAATTGTACGACAGATACGACCCCGACCACCACATTGGCCCCTACAACTGGATTTGTGTGCCCCGCTGCAGGAAGATTCCCAAATACCACCGATACTACTTGTCAATCGTATACATTCTGCATTTTGGAGACAAATGGAACCTATACCCAGACAAGTTTAACATGTCTGAGTACGACGGTTTTCAATCTGAATACTCAAACATGCGTTGCTACCAGCAATTATGTTTGCCCGTATTAA
- the LOC105691296 gene encoding glycerol-3-phosphate phosphatase-like isoform X1, whose protein sequence is MDAIKLGLTISSGLVSVHFKLTMISFRLLQQNINKLQVYFSRNKIHCSSMAAVNIKSLKESQIGEFLNSFDTVLTDCDGVLWMETTPLENSPEVMNKFRDIGNQVFYVTNNSKKTRKELVEKCKELNFQATEGDILCTSYLAACYLKDLGFDKKVYIVGSTGVSKELEQVGIKHYGVGPDIVQKDVPYMSFQRDPEVGAVIVGFDEHFSYPKILKAASYLADKTVLFIGTNRDEKFPLDSNIIVPGTGSLVRCIETCAEREAVIVGKPDTYIVDALKKRYAIDPKRTLMIGDRCNTDILLGTRCGFKTLLVLSGVTSLTDIETWKNSDSQEDLDLVPDYYIDKLGDLLPYLKNFERSSSA, encoded by the exons ATGGATGCAATAAAATTGGGCTTAACAATATCATCCGGTCTTGTATCAGTTCACTTTAAGTTGACCATGATTTCATTCAGATTGTTGCAACAGAATATTAATAAACTGCAAGTGTATTTCAGcaggaataaaattcattgttcTAGTATGGCTGCTGTCAACATAAAATCTCTGAAAGAAAGCCAAATTggcgaatttttgaattcatttgACACCGTCCTGACGGATTGTGATG GTGTTTTATGGATGGAAACGACACCATTGGAAAACTCACCTGAAGTAATGAACAAATTTCGTGATATTGGGAACCAAGTTTTCTATGTAACTAACAACAGCAAGAAGACTAGGAAAGAATTAGTAGAGAAATGCAAAGAACTGAATTTTCAGGCAACAGAGGgtgatatattatgtacatctTATTTAGCTGCTTGTTATCTTAAAGACTTGGGATTTGACAAAAAAGTCTACATTGTTGGATCTACAG gtgtatccAAGGAGCTAGAGCAAGTAGGCATAAAACATTATGGAGTTGGGCCAGACATCGTTCAGAAAGATGTGCCCTATATGTCATTCCAGAGAGATCCAGAAGTTGGAGCCGTCATTGTCGGATTTGATGAGCACTTTAGTTATCCAAAAATACTAAAAGCAGCATCTTATTTGGCTGATAAAACTGTACTCTTCATAGGAACTaatagagatgaaaaatttccactgGATAGCAATATTATTGTACCAG GCACAGGGAGTTTGGTAAGATGTATTGAGACATGTGCAGAGAGGGAAGCTGTGATAGTGGGAAAGCCTGATACATATATTGTAGATGCTCTCAAAAAACGCTACGCTATAGACCCTAAACGCACTTTAATGATTGGGGATCGATGTAACACGGATATTTTACTAGGAACACGTTGTGGTTTCAAGACATTGTTAGTATTATCAGGAGTAACATCACTAACAGATATTGAAACCTGGAAAAATTCTGACTCTCAAGAGGATTTAGACCTTGTCCCAGATTATTACATAGATAAATTGGGTGACCTATTACCTTATTTAAAGAACTTCGAACGAAGTTCAAGTGCCTAG
- the LOC105691296 gene encoding glycerol-3-phosphate phosphatase-like isoform X2: protein MAAVNIKSLKESQIGEFLNSFDTVLTDCDGVLWMETTPLENSPEVMNKFRDIGNQVFYVTNNSKKTRKELVEKCKELNFQATEGDILCTSYLAACYLKDLGFDKKVYIVGSTGVSKELEQVGIKHYGVGPDIVQKDVPYMSFQRDPEVGAVIVGFDEHFSYPKILKAASYLADKTVLFIGTNRDEKFPLDSNIIVPGTGSLVRCIETCAEREAVIVGKPDTYIVDALKKRYAIDPKRTLMIGDRCNTDILLGTRCGFKTLLVLSGVTSLTDIETWKNSDSQEDLDLVPDYYIDKLGDLLPYLKNFERSSSA from the exons ATGGCTGCTGTCAACATAAAATCTCTGAAAGAAAGCCAAATTggcgaatttttgaattcatttgACACCGTCCTGACGGATTGTGATG GTGTTTTATGGATGGAAACGACACCATTGGAAAACTCACCTGAAGTAATGAACAAATTTCGTGATATTGGGAACCAAGTTTTCTATGTAACTAACAACAGCAAGAAGACTAGGAAAGAATTAGTAGAGAAATGCAAAGAACTGAATTTTCAGGCAACAGAGGgtgatatattatgtacatctTATTTAGCTGCTTGTTATCTTAAAGACTTGGGATTTGACAAAAAAGTCTACATTGTTGGATCTACAG gtgtatccAAGGAGCTAGAGCAAGTAGGCATAAAACATTATGGAGTTGGGCCAGACATCGTTCAGAAAGATGTGCCCTATATGTCATTCCAGAGAGATCCAGAAGTTGGAGCCGTCATTGTCGGATTTGATGAGCACTTTAGTTATCCAAAAATACTAAAAGCAGCATCTTATTTGGCTGATAAAACTGTACTCTTCATAGGAACTaatagagatgaaaaatttccactgGATAGCAATATTATTGTACCAG GCACAGGGAGTTTGGTAAGATGTATTGAGACATGTGCAGAGAGGGAAGCTGTGATAGTGGGAAAGCCTGATACATATATTGTAGATGCTCTCAAAAAACGCTACGCTATAGACCCTAAACGCACTTTAATGATTGGGGATCGATGTAACACGGATATTTTACTAGGAACACGTTGTGGTTTCAAGACATTGTTAGTATTATCAGGAGTAACATCACTAACAGATATTGAAACCTGGAAAAATTCTGACTCTCAAGAGGATTTAGACCTTGTCCCAGATTATTACATAGATAAATTGGGTGACCTATTACCTTATTTAAAGAACTTCGAACGAAGTTCAAGTGCCTAG
- the LOC125500973 gene encoding mast/stem cell growth factor receptor Kit-like → MKHISISCVQLLFTILGFYQGAMARTSEMFTPSEGELIIQEGDKLELDCSSENDEIKFSTPDGVEYNSTASSDDRTQITNDNGDYYGDLWTFSRSNMSAADTGWYACAQSDVKIENNDQVIDHPTENINWVYVYVRSPQLLTVINKPKWKWDLPAIAGDTVVIPCRPTSPSLRPSLIKMNETVDLEFTEKIGFIIKNVGINQGQDRYTCKIEQPDGQFTSSPLYCLRVIAELPYPTITQVPIVVQGTNQVLECSVDLRNSDARLCELRWEAPEKIFNDERHTIDTLTVRNEPGKVKMLANLTIIDVHKNDSGTYFCTLKCSTGNMMTAEMFLPVYDSEQLHIHVSIDGSNYSIVKQWNESEDTEALWVLRIGAGPQSVSVKWYDANGREIDSEPDEGRKYMHKHEKDVHSFRISNVTVRDSGIYKVHISTPREEKDVELSLTVFGPPESHIIPNTSSSYYKPEKSYTFECITFGFPPPNITWTFLEYPYYPSTEYSSVSHPLARK, encoded by the exons ATGAAACACATTTCAATTTCGTGCGTCCAACTACTCTTTACTATCTTGGGATTCTATCAAG GAGCGATGGCTCGGACATCAGAGATGTTCACACCTTCAGAGGGTGAGCTTATAATCCAAGAGGGGGATAAACTGGAACTTGATTGCTCaagtgaaaatgatgaaattaaattttcgacgCCAGACGGTGTTGAATATAATTCAACAGCTTCCTCTGATGATCGAACTCAGATCACCAATGATAACGGTGATTATTACGGTGATTTATGGACGTTTAGTCGTTCGAATATGTCCGCTGCGGATACGGGGTGGTACGCTTGTGCACAGTCGGAtgttaaaatagaaaataacgaTCAAGTCATCGATCATCCTACCGAGAATATCAATTGGGTTTACGTATACGTCCGCT ctCCCCAGCTTTTGACCGTTATAAATAAACCGAAATGGAAATGGGACCTGCCAGCAATTGCTGGAGATACAGTAGTCATACCGTGCAGGCCAACTTCACCTTCGCTACGTCCGTCACTCATCAAGATG AATGAGACCGTAGATTTGGAATTCACCGAAAAAATTGGTTTCATTATAAAAAACGTCGGAATAAATCAGGGGCAAGACAGATACACTTGTAAAATCGAACAACCCGATGGCCAATTTACTTCGTCACCGTTGTACTGTCTTCGCGTTATCG cGGAATTGCCCTATCCGACAATCACTCAAGTTCCTATCGTGGTCCAGGGGACAAATCAGGTTCTGGAGTGTAGCGTCGATTTGCGGAATAGCGATGCTCGTTTATGTGAATTGAGGTGGGAAGCTCCAGAGAAAATATTC aaCGACGAAAGGCACACCATAGATACATTAACAGTCAGGAATGAAccaggaaaagtaaaaatgctAGCCAATCTTACAATAATTGATGTCCACAAGAACGATAGTGGGACATATTTCTGTACTTTAAAATGTTCTACCGGAAATATGATGACCGCAGAAATGTTCCTCCCAGTTTACG actCCGAGCAGCTCCACATCCACGTTTCTATCGATGGATCTAATTATTCGATTGTGAAGCAGTGGAACGAATCTGAAGATACAGAAGCATTGTGGGTCTTGCGTATCGGCGCTGGTCCTCAGTCGGTCTCCGTGAAATGGTACGACGCGAATGGCCGTGAAATTGATAGCGAACCTGACGAGGGAAGAAAATACATGCATAAGCACGAGAAAGACGTTCACTCGTTTCGAATAAGTAATGTAACCGTTCGTGACAGCGGGATATACAAAGTGCACATCTCTACCCCCCGTGAGGAAAAAGATGTTGAACTCAGCTTGACTGTATTCG GACCGCCGGAGTCTCACATTATTCCTAATACAAGTTCGTCGTACTACAAACCAGAGAAGTCTTATACCTTTGAGTGCATTACGTTTGGTTTCCCACCACCTAATATTACATGGACCTTTTTGGAATACCCCTACTATCCTTCCACAGAATATTCTTCGGTTTCACATCCTCTGGCAA GGAAATGA
- the LOC105691214 gene encoding uncharacterized protein LOC105691214, which yields MNGTRTSSLRDVLAKYPNQKKKRRDKKKKVSKKLQGRYRFRAATWLVLEYMEWLREVPVVDEILGDDVANNVKLVQGKRMPERKKLTLKDRSILLTEVTGRSKEHRAYLAALMRNLQPYKKYPESMWDQIAAVTGYQYFGPERIIVRQGHTPHMLYYIVRGEVILSKIMDDSVTGDRVETDVGTLGPGDMFGEVALLHSIPRSATAITKTSVDLLTITRQDFNVVLRPWLTEQWEIFKDAIVNFNYFKGWDEETMRECCILSKVKDYQPEEVLLGDGTGMINYVHFILHGTCRLIEHMLIHKEIVEGTSNNKYKLYNADNSKKTAVSSLSTGIEAKYQSKIAEAGGVQEVVESDSHIMSQEAKLSRGKELQPAASEIDYTQLMSKRPMNVDRERTSICTLTLQDVVNEWHEITDVAAMLMKEPSTISQQTYPKKVNTIFMQVCVFYRGACFGLGEKMHNRRIVSISPTRCLLVPRYWLLEHNRANIWERVRLFMDSKYPTKEQLFEKFAQNRRWLKHKTELVHHVIENGRKIPNSTTIHDVPYSIRITDQIDSEF from the exons ATGAACGGTACGAGAACCAGTTCTCTACGAGATGTATTGGCGAAATATccaaaccagaaaaaaaagagacgggataagaaaaaaaaagtg TCAAAAAAACTTCAAGGAAGGTATCGTTTCCGCGCGGCGACATGGCTGGTCTTGGAGTACATGGAATGGTTAAGGGAAGTTCCTGTAGTCGACGAGATACTGGGGGACGATGTTGCGAACAACGTAAAATTAGTTCAAGGGAAAAGGATgccggagagaaaaaagctcaCGCTCAAA GATCGCTCGATACTCCTGACCGAAGTAACCGGAAGATCTAAGGAACACCGAGCTTATCTAGCGGCGTTAATGAGAAATCTACAACCTTACAAAAAATATCCTGAGTCGATGTGGGATCAAATAGCCGCTGTAACTGGCTACCAATATTTTGGTCCGGAGAGAATCATCGTTCGACAAGGACACACACCGCATATGCTTTACTACATCGTTAGAGGCGAAGTAATCCTGTCAAAAATTATGGATGACAGCGTTACGG GAGACAGAGTCGAAACCGACGTGGGAACTTTAGGGCCTGGTGATATGTTTGGCGAAGTCGCGTTACTCCACTCTATACCTCGATCTGCAACTGCGATTACTAAGA CTTCCGTCGACTTGCTCACGATAACACGTCAAGATTTTAACGTAGTATTGAGACCGTGGTTGACGGAGCAatgggaaatttttaaagatGCTATTGTCAATTTTAACTACTTCAAAGGATGGGACGAAGAAACCATGAGGGAGTGCTGTATTTTGAGTAAAGTGAAGGACTACCAACCCGAAGAG GTTTTACTTGGAGACGGGACAGGCATGATTAATTACGTGCATTTCATACTTCACGGCACTTGTCGCCTGATCGAACACATGCTGATCCATAAAGAGATCGTCGAGGGTacatctaacaataagtacaaATTATACAACGCAGACAATTCGAAAAAGACTGCAGTGTCGTCGCTCAGCACCGGAATTGAAGCAAAATATCAAAGTAAAATTGCAGAGGCTGGAGGTGTTCAGGAAGTCGTTGAATCTGATTCACATATCATGTCGCAG GAAGCCAAGCTGTCGAGGGGCAAGGAATTGCAACCGGCAGCATCGGAGATCGACTATACGCAGTTGATGTCAAAGCGGCCGATGAATGTCGATAGGGAAAGGACGAGTATTTGTACATTGACTCTTCAAGACGTG GTGAATGAATGGCACGAAATAACAGATGTTGCTGCGATGCTGATGAAAGAGCCGTCCACGATATCGCAACAAACTTATCCTAAGAAAGTTAATACGATATTTATGCAGGTCTGTGTATTCTATCGGGGTGCTTGCTTCGGCTTAG GAGAGAAAATGCACAATCGTCGGATAGTTTCCATCTCACCCACCCGGTGCTTACTCGTACCTCGATATTGGCTACTCGAGCATAATCGTGCTAATATATGGGAACGAGTAAGGCTGTTTATGGATTCCAAGTATCCAACGAAGGAACagctcttcgaaaaatttgcacaaAATAGAAG GTGGTTGAAGCACAAGACCGAATTGGTACACCATGTCATCGAAAATGGACGTAAAATACCAAACTCTACGACCATCCATGATGTACCGTACTCGATTAGAATTACTGACCAAATTGATTCAGAATTTTGA
- the LOC105691297 gene encoding glycerol-3-phosphate phosphatase-like: MAARNVLTLCKEELVNFINSFDVVLSDCDGVLWLEKEAISGSPEVVKRLKEIGKKFFYVTNNNTKTRAQFVEKCQDLKYEAKLDEVMCTSYLAATYLKEKNFSQKVYIVGTSGIAEELEAVGIDYIGLGPDPVITDSAEMVRDFKPDPTVGAVVVGFDEQISYAKIFKAATYVQDPNVHFIGTNCDNQRPSPNSNISPGSGCMLRVIEAASNRKAVLLGKPEPYISQILISKYGLDPVRTLMIGDKGDTDILLGKRCGFKTLLVLSGVTTLKDVERWKNSDSSEERDLVPDYYINQLSDLLPMLSTF; the protein is encoded by the exons ATGGCTGCAAGAAATGTTCTAACACTGTGTAAAGAAGAGCTGGTCAATTTTATCAACTCATTCGATGTTGTATTATCGGATTGTGATG GAGTTCTCTGGTTAGAAAAAGAGGCAATTTCAGGCTCTCCGGAGGTTGTAAAGAGGCTCAAGGAAATTGGCAAGAAATTCTTTTATGTAACAAACAATAATACCAAGACCCGGGCACAGTTTGTGGAAAAATGTCAGGATTTGAAATACGAGGCGAAGCTG GACGAAGTCATGTGCACATCATACTTGGCAGCAACTTAcctaaaagaaaagaatttcagtCAGAAGGTATACATTGTCGGTACCAGTGGTATAGCCGAAGAACTAGAGGCTGTCGGCATCGACTACATTGGACTAGGG CCAGATCCAGTGATTACTGACTCTGCGGAAATGGTCAGAGATTTCAAACCAGATCCCACTGTTGGGGCAGTCGTTGTTGGGTTTGACGAGCAGATTAGCTATGCCAAAATATTTAAGGCAGCTACCTATGTCCAGGATCCAAATGTACACTTTATTGGAACTAATTGCGACAACCAGAGGCCCTCCCCAAACTCTAATATATCTCCAG GATCTGGTTGTATGCTGAGGGTAATAGAGGCAGCATCAAACAGAAAAGCTGTCTTGCTAGGAAAGCCTGAACCATACATAAGTCAGATACTAATATCAAAGTATGGCTTGGATCCTGTAAGAACTTTAATGATAGGTGATAA AGGTGACACGGACATCTTATTAGGAAAACGCTGTGGTTTCAAAACTTTATTAGTTCTTTCAGGTGTTACTACTCTAAAAGATGTTGAACGATGGAAAAACTCTGATAGTTCAGAGGAGCGTGATTTAGTCCCTGATTACTACATTAACCAGCTATCGGATTTGTTACCTATGCTATCGACattctaa